CACTTCCTGGAACCCATCCCACAACCGGATACCTGTTCCTGCCAATCTACCAGGAACGCCCAAAGCGCCTAATTCCCACCAATCATCCCTTTTCCCGCACATAACCGTATCGTTATTGGGAGGCATGCATCAGGGCATTGAGGACATTACTCCGCTCACCCTTCTGGACTACCCGGGGAAGGCGGCCTGCATCCTGTGGTTCGGCGGCTGCAACATGCGCTGCCGGTACTGCTACAACGCAGACCTGGCGAAAGGCTGTAAGGCGAAGGCAGCCTTTCCCAGCCATCTCCGGGAAAAATCTCTGGAAGAATTCCTGAAGACACGTGCAGGATTCCTCGACGGAGTCGTCCTATCGGGCGGAGAATGTTCTCTCTGCCCTGATCTTCCGGAAATATGCCGGCTTGCTCAATCCCTCGGATACGAGGTGAAAATGGATACAAACGGTACCCGCCCCGACACCGTTCGATTCCTTGTCGAACAGGGCCTTGTCAACTACATTGCCCTGGATTACAAAGCTCCGTCCGACGAGTTTGCCAACATCACCGGCGGATGTTCCGCAAACTTGTTCGCCGCTTTCGGCAAAACGTTGCAGTATTTAATCGGCAGCGAATTCCCCTTTGAAGTCCGAACGACAGTCCATCCCGACCTCCTTGATGAAAAGGCCGTCGGCAGAATTATCAAGGATCTGGCGGCACGCGGTTACCGCGGTACATATTATCTCCAGCATTACTTCCATACGGATCATAATATGGATCAGCTGGAACGTCCTGTCAGGGCATTCGATCCCGGAAAGCTTCCCGGAAACATTCCAGTCGTATTACGCCATTTCAAGACAGAGCCGGACAAATAGTCTTGAAAATACAATTCAAGTATCATTTCTTGTCCCCCCTCCACTTCTCTCCATCATTCCTATCTTTCCTAATCACTTCCTATGGACCAAATCCTCCACCAACCACTCATCGTCCTGTTCGGAATCATCTTTCTGGGGATTGCCTTGGGCAGCATCCAAATCAAAGGGCTTTCCCTGGGGCTCTCAGGAGTTCTGTTTGCTGCGCTGCTGGCTGGTCACCATGGTTTGAAAATCCCCGGAGGAGTCGGTTCCCTCGGTCTGGCCCTCTTTGTGTATTGCGTCGGGTTGAGTGCAGGCAACCGCTTCTTCTCATCCCTGGCCAAACAGGGAAGCAAACTGGCTATTCTCTCCGCTATTATCGTTGGCGCAGGAGCCATCGTCACCTGCCTTTTCGGTAAATTGCTCGGTGTTCCCGGCGGCATATCATCCGGTATTTTTGCCGGAGCCTGTACCAGCACGCCAGCCTTGGCGGCCGCTTCGGAAGTCATGTCGACGGTAACCGGACAATCGTCCGGCGTCAGTATCGGCTACGGCATTGCATATCCCTTCGGCGTAGTCGGAGTCGTCCTGTTCGTACAACTCATTCCCCGTTTGTTCAAATTCAACCTTACGGAAGAAGCCCGCAACTTCAAAGGAGGCTCCAATGGCGGCATTGCCACCAAGCTCATCCGCGTTACGCGTGAAGATCTGAACGGCACCAATATCTCCACTTGCCGGATCATGGACAAAATCCACTGCCGCATTACTCGCATTGTTAAAGACAACCGCCTCTTCCCCCTGACACCCCGGGACGAATTCCACCCCGGTGTGGAAATCCTGGTCGTCGGTACAAAAAAAGACCTTCGCATGGCTGCCGATTACCTCGGTGAAATGTGCGACAACCCCTACGCGATCGATGCCGACCACGAACGCCGGGAACTCATCCTGACCTCGCCGTCCTATGCCGGGAAAACCATCAAGGAACTGGATCTCCTCAGCAACGATAGCATCATCATTTCCCGCATCTCCCGGCTCGGCTTCACTTTTATCCCGACGGGAAGTACCATTCTCCAAAGAAACGACGTACTGACTGTCGTCGGAACTTCTGAAAAAATCGATCAATACGCCCAGAAGATCGGTCACCGCAGCAGTGCCATCAATGCCACCGACATCATGTCCCTCGCATTCGGACTTTGTGCCGGCATCATCCTCGGAATGGTCGAAGTCGGCTTGCCCGGCGGGGCCTCTATTTCCTTGGGTACGGCAGGAGGTCCCCTCATCGTTGCCCTGATCATGGGGCACTTCGGCAAATTCGGGCCGTTCGTCGGATACATCCCCCGCCCGTCCCGGGTGCTCCTGCAGGACCTGGGGCTCGTCTTCTTCCTGGCGGACGCCGGAATCAAAGGCGGCGCCGACCTCGTTGTCACCGTCCAGCAATACGGGATAACGGTCTTCCTGATGGGCATGCTCGTCACCTGCATCCCCATGTTCCTGGCCTACGTCATCGGCATGCGGTACTTCAAGATGAACATTCTGGAATGCCTGGGCGGCATCTGCGGCGGTATGACGTCAACTCCCGCTCTGGGAGCCATCGCCAGCAAGACGGATTCCCAGGCCCCGGTCGTCAGCTATGCCACGGCCTACCCCGTCGCTCTGATTCTGATGACGCTGGGAGCCAAGACTATCATCAGCGTGCTGGGCGCCTAAATCCGTTACACCTCTTTTCCCTCTCCGATGCTTTTTCACCTGTTTCAGGGAAAAGCATCGGAGCGTTTTTTCCTGGTGCGCTTTTCATGAATCGTTGTGACAAAAAGCGAACGTCTATGGACGTATTCCGTATCGGGGAAAACATCCTGCTCCCGCCATGATATCCTGATTTTATGCTTCACTTTGGAAAGCGTAACTTTACAATCCCACCACAGGTATGAGTACAGAATGGATCAAGGTTAAAGATTACACGGATATCAAATACGAGACGACCGATCACGGCGCCATTGCCAAAATCACCATCAACAGACCGGAAGTCCGCAACGCATTCCGCCCCCAGACTGTCAAGGAACTGCTCAATGCTTTCAACCTGGCTCATGAAGATCCCAAAGTCGGCGTCATCATCCTGACCGGAGAAGGCCCGCTCGCCTTCTGTTCCGGAGGAGACCAAAAGGTACGAGGCGATGCCGGCTACGTCGGTGATGATGGAGTTCCCCGTTTGAACATCCTTGATGTCCAGCGCACCATCCGCACCATCCCCAAACCCGTAGTTGCCATGGTAGCCGGCTATGCCGTCGGAGGCGGACACGTCCTGCATGTCGTCTGTGACTTGACGATTGCCGCGGACAACGCCCAATTCGGTCAGACCGGCCCCCGTGTCGGTTCATTTGACGGAGGATTGGGTTCCTCATACCTCGCCCGCATTGTCGGGCAAAAAAAAGCCCGTGAAATCTGGTATCTCTGTCGCATGTACAATGCTCAGCAGGCATTGGACATGGGGCTGGTCAATACGGTTGTCCCGTTGGATCGACTGGAAGAAGAAACCCTCTCCTGGTGCCGTCAGATGCTTCAGCACAGCCCAATGTCCCTTCGTTGCCTGAAGGCCTGCATGAATGCCGACTGCGACGGGCAAATGGGCTTGCTTGACCTTGCCGGCAACGCCACACTCCTCTACTATATGAGCGAAGAAGCCCAGGAAGGCCGTGACGCCTACGTCCAGAAACGGAAACCCGACTTCAGCAAATTCCCCCGCCTGCCCTGACCGGCAGTTGTATCGATTCAGGAGCTCTCCATATGGGACTATTCCGCAACAAGAAAGACAAAAACAAGCAGCATCCGCGCCGCAACGGTGTGGAAGAAGGCTTGTACGGTAAAGACGACGACGATGAAGAAATGGAAGAAGAACGTCCTGTACGGACTCCTTTTTCCCTTCTGGGCAATCTGATCTTCATCTTCACACTGTCCATCATTCTCGGTATCGGCTGGGTCGTGTACCAAACGTGGCTCCCCCAGGACCTCTCCGACTTGCCGGGCTACCGCCAGGCAGACGTCGCCCCCAATATCCCGGAGCTCCTCCGCCAGGCTAACAAAAAAAATGCAGCCCTGACCCTGACGGAAAGCGACGTAAACCGGTACCTTGCCTCAACGTTGAAGGCATCGCAAAACGGTATCCTCTCCCCCTTGGCCCGTCCTAACGGCGTCGGCATCCGTTTCCATGACAACTACATGGAAATCATCATCGAAC
This is a stretch of genomic DNA from Akkermansia sp. N21116. It encodes these proteins:
- a CDS encoding anaerobic ribonucleoside-triphosphate reductase activating protein, with the translated sequence MHQGIEDITPLTLLDYPGKAACILWFGGCNMRCRYCYNADLAKGCKAKAAFPSHLREKSLEEFLKTRAGFLDGVVLSGGECSLCPDLPEICRLAQSLGYEVKMDTNGTRPDTVRFLVEQGLVNYIALDYKAPSDEFANITGGCSANLFAAFGKTLQYLIGSEFPFEVRTTVHPDLLDEKAVGRIIKDLAARGYRGTYYLQHYFHTDHNMDQLERPVRAFDPGKLPGNIPVVLRHFKTEPDK
- a CDS encoding aspartate:alanine exchanger family transporter; this translates as MDQILHQPLIVLFGIIFLGIALGSIQIKGLSLGLSGVLFAALLAGHHGLKIPGGVGSLGLALFVYCVGLSAGNRFFSSLAKQGSKLAILSAIIVGAGAIVTCLFGKLLGVPGGISSGIFAGACTSTPALAAASEVMSTVTGQSSGVSIGYGIAYPFGVVGVVLFVQLIPRLFKFNLTEEARNFKGGSNGGIATKLIRVTREDLNGTNISTCRIMDKIHCRITRIVKDNRLFPLTPRDEFHPGVEILVVGTKKDLRMAADYLGEMCDNPYAIDADHERRELILTSPSYAGKTIKELDLLSNDSIIISRISRLGFTFIPTGSTILQRNDVLTVVGTSEKIDQYAQKIGHRSSAINATDIMSLAFGLCAGIILGMVEVGLPGGASISLGTAGGPLIVALIMGHFGKFGPFVGYIPRPSRVLLQDLGLVFFLADAGIKGGADLVVTVQQYGITVFLMGMLVTCIPMFLAYVIGMRYFKMNILECLGGICGGMTSTPALGAIASKTDSQAPVVSYATAYPVALILMTLGAKTIISVLGA
- the menB gene encoding 1,4-dihydroxy-2-naphthoyl-CoA synthase, giving the protein MSTEWIKVKDYTDIKYETTDHGAIAKITINRPEVRNAFRPQTVKELLNAFNLAHEDPKVGVIILTGEGPLAFCSGGDQKVRGDAGYVGDDGVPRLNILDVQRTIRTIPKPVVAMVAGYAVGGGHVLHVVCDLTIAADNAQFGQTGPRVGSFDGGLGSSYLARIVGQKKAREIWYLCRMYNAQQALDMGLVNTVVPLDRLEEETLSWCRQMLQHSPMSLRCLKACMNADCDGQMGLLDLAGNATLLYYMSEEAQEGRDAYVQKRKPDFSKFPRLP